Proteins from a single region of Antechinus flavipes isolate AdamAnt ecotype Samford, QLD, Australia chromosome 2, AdamAnt_v2, whole genome shotgun sequence:
- the E2F1 gene encoding transcription factor E2F1, producing MALDGSGGGGGTCVAELEALLGAGGLQLLEQQIVIISTQDEGPLSAAAVPVTTEGPREAELLLFATPQAPRPGASGPRPALGRPPVKRKLDLETDHQYIAEGSQPTRARPRPPGKGVKSPGEKSRYETSLNLTTKRFLELLNQSTDGVVDLNWAAEVLKVQKRRIYDITNVLEGIQLITKKSKNHIQWLGNHSVAVNTSKQQMLAKDLHHLQEAERQLDDLIQMCTVQLKLLTEDADNQHLAYVTCQDLRSIADPAEQMVMVIKAPPETQLQAADPAEAFQISLKSSRGPIDVFLCPEESSDVCSPVKSPFKATPEDSGLSLEPTLPPQPPPPPPSPLTASTQDGNLPLLTSEQEHLLSRASPASLRASTEDGRLSPLVSVDSLLDQVKEDFSSLLPDEFISLSPPQGQDYHFGLEEGEGIRELFDCDFGDFTPLDF from the exons ATGGCCCTGGACGGcagcggcggcggtggcggcacGTGCGTGGCGGAGCTGGAGGCCCTGCTGGGGGCTGGGGGGCTGCAGCTGCTGGAGCAGCAGATCGTCATCATCTCCACCCAGGACGAAGGCCCGCTCAGCGCTGCCGCCGTCCCGGTCACAACAGAGGGGCCCCGAGAGGCCGAGTTGCTGCTGTTCGCAACGCCCCAGGCGCCCCGGCCGGGAGCCAGTGGACCCAGGCCTGCCCTGGGCCGGCCTCCG GTGAAAAGGAAACTGGACTTGGAAACAGACCATCAGTACATAGCTGAAGGCAGCCAGCCAACCCGGGCCAGGCCCAGACCCCCTGGCAAAG GTGTGAAGTCCCCAGGGGAGAAGTCTCGCTACGAGACCTCACTGAACCTGACTACCAAACGCTTCCTGGAGTTACTGAACCAGTCTACGGATGGCGTGGTGGACCTGAACTGGGCAGCCGAGGTGCTGAAGGTGCAGAAGAGGCGCATCTATGACATCACCAATGTGCTCGAGGGCATCCAGCTCATCACCAAGAAGTCCAAGAACCACATCCAGTGGCT TGGGAATCATTCTGTAGCCGTCAATACCAGCAAGCAGCAGATGCTAGCTAAGGACTTGCATCATCTCCAGGAGGCTGAGAGGCAGCTGGATGACTTGATCCAGATGTGCACTGTTCAGCTCAAACTGCTCACTGAAGATGCCGACAATCAGCA CTTAGCCTATGTGACCTGCCAAGACCTACGAAGTATAGCAGACCCTGCAGAGCAGATGGTGATGGTGATTAAGGCCCCACCTGAGACACAGCTACAAGCAGCAGACCCTGCAGAG GCATTCCAGATCTCCCTGAAAAGCAGCCGAGGTCCCATCGATGTGTTCCTGTGCCCCGAGGAAAGCTCGGATGTGTGCAGTCCAGTGAAGAGTCCCTTTAAAGCAACTCCTGAGGATTCTGGCCTCAGTCTGGAGCCCACTCTTCCCCCCCAGCCACCGCCACCACCTCCAAGCCCCCTCACAGCCTCCACGCAGGATGGCAACTTGCCCCTGCTCACCAGCGAGCAAG AACACCTCCTGTCCAGGGCAAGCCCAGCATCCCTCAGAGCCTCGACAGAAGATGGACGCTTGTCTCCACTAGTGTCTGTGGACAGCCTCTTGGACCAAGTGAAGGAGGATTTCTCCAGCCTCCTGCCAGATGAGTTCATCAGCCTCTCCCCTCCTCAGGGCCAGGACTATCACTTTGGCCTGGAGGAAGGAGAGGGCATTAGGGAACTCTTTGACTGTGACTTTGGGGATTTCACCCCCCTGGATTTCTGA
- the PXMP4 gene encoding peroxisomal membrane protein 4 isoform X2: MIDPCYGAKIRAPHALVMTFLFRSGSLKEKLKAIVQATYTHSRNLAYFVFTYKGLCALQSRIQGQTFQFHSFLAACIGGWLVFGENNNINSQINMYLLSRTLFGLARLAVEKGFLPEPKQDPFPLFSSVIWGLILWLFEYHRHTLQPSLQSSMTYLYDDSNVWHDITDFLIYNKSHSGK, from the exons ttaTGGAGCTAAAATCCGTGCACCTCATGCTCTGGTCATGACATTTCTCTTCAGAAGCGGAAG CCTAAAGGAGAAGCTGAAGGCAATCGTTCAGGCAACATACACACATTCCCGAAACCtggcttattttgtttttacctaCAAGGGCTTATGCGCCTTGCAGTCCCGAATCCAGGGACAGACCTTCCAGTTTCATTCCTTCCTGGCAGCTTGTATTGGTGGCTGGTTGGTTTTCGGAGAAAATAATAACATCAACAGCCAG ATTAACATGTACCTGCTGTCTCGAACTCTGTTTGGACTGGCCCGGCTAGCTGTGGAGAAAGGCTTCCTCCCAGAGCCCAAGCAGGACCCTTTCCCCTTGTTTTCCTCTGTCATCTGGGGCCTCATCCTCTGGCTCTTTGAGTACCACAGACACACTCTGCAGCCCTCCCTGCAGTCCTCCATGACCTACCTCTATGATGACAGCAACGTCTGGCACGACATCACAgacttccttatctataataaAAGCCACTCTGGGAAATAA